A region of the Cryptococcus neoformans var. neoformans B-3501A chromosome 6, whole genome shotgun sequence genome:
TTAAGAGAGAATATCTCGGCAAGGCTTTCAGAATGAACACCCAAAAATTCGGCCACGGTATCAAGAGTGTCCATGTTGATAACAGATGCACCTTCCTGTATACCATCGCTGGGCGAGAACCGGAGGTTACCTATGTGAAGAATGGACGCCAGAAGCTGGAAGATTTGGGCTATGAGCCGGCTTGAAATCCCGATCATCTTGAACGCTTGCCTGAGTTGGCTATAACGGTGGCGATCGTCCACGCCTACACGTCGAACTCGACAGTTGAGATAACGATAGTCTGAAACATCGCCAAGCTTCAGGAAGTTccgctcctcttccggTGCACCAGAGACAAGATAATAGAAGGCATGAAAGTTGCGCTCGCCGTTGATTGGAACTTGAGATACACGAGAACGTTCAAAGTAGTAAACGATCGTCTTCAAGCCCTCCAAACGACCTCTTTCGTTGAATTGTAATTCGGTATAGGTGCCGAAACGCGACGCCTCGTCATTGGACAGAGTATGGGCATTTCCAAAGCATTTGAGGATGAACTTTGTCTTCGTGAGCTCGTGCAGGTGAAATGATCTGTAGGACATACCTCGGCGCTGGAGACCTGTAGTCCTATTTTTGACCCTTTTTTCCCAGGGTTGGCGAGGCTGACCTGAGTGATAGCTTCGATAGCCAATCTCTTCAATTCACTCTTGCCAGAACCAGTAGGCCCACTGCACTGTATTAGTGGTACATCCGAATCGACAGCATCGCAGTACTTCACCTGGCAATTATCACCTGATCTTGCCCGGTCCTTCTCATATTATAGTATGCGCCCAGCGCCAACTGAAACACATGCGGTTcttccagcttcttcttccaccacccttGCTCATTCCtgcttcctccttcctcgttATTGCATTGGTAATACTCTTCAACATAGCGCAGTAGCGACTCTTCACCGTCAATTGGGAGATAGGAATAAGGGCTGAGAAAAACAAGAGCTGctggtgaaagagaagtGTATGGTTTATGAGCGAGATAGCGCTCCTGGAGGGTTACTAGGACTGTATCCTCTGTGACGGCGAGCGAGCTGGTGCATGGGTCAGTCTGagcggagaagaatgagatgTTGTTTGGAGACGCACGAAAGATCAGTGACGCCCTGGAAGCGcgatggtggaggttgtTGTGCCATTTCTGGGCAGATATGCTctgctctttcttccttccctgtcttcttcctgtgGTGACGAGAGTGTTGCGAGGACGAGTGGAAATAATAAGGAATGCTGTATTGGCGGAGAAACTACAAAGGACTCACAGAACTGTCCTTCTACTCCCTCGAGGCGGTGGCCCGTGCGCAAAGGGCGGCAAGGGACCAGGGGCGGTGCGAAAGAAGTGTGtgctctttctttcccGCCCAACCTTATAATACGTAACCCAATCTCAGAAATTGTTATATGTCTCATACAAATAAGTATACTACATCCCATGCTATGCACATAGTGTCTAttccagatgatgatgcaagTGCCAACTTTAATGATTCTAattgcttcttctcgctgCTCGTCACTGCCTACTTCAACTCTCCGCTCACTTGACACTCGGCCCTGCTCCTGATCCCGATCCTGAGCCTCCAGGAGTCGATGGTGCGGATGGAGTTGCTGATTTAACCGTGTTGACATTTAACACTTTTGCAAGTCCTAATAACTGAGGTTTTGAACACATCGCAAGGTTTCTACCATTTTGGGTCAATTAGACACGTCTTGGCAAAAAAAGCATATAAAAGTCACAACGCACATTTGTACTACTACACTTTTCTTATCATCAAGTGATTTAATAATTATTCCAGGTGGTTTTGGTGCACCTGGTGCCGTATTAGGGGGGACAGCAATCAAACCAATGGCAACTAGTTGCGGTATTAATGATCTGCCATGGATATCAGCGCTTTCCCATCCTACTAATTGAATTGCCAAACATACAAGTTGACGGTTATAGATACAGGACCctgtggaggaggatttggGGGTCTGACAGGCGTGCTTGTACCAGATCCATTCACCATTTGACCCGGCGGTCTACCGGCACCAATACCACTAGCAGCACCAGATTGAGGTGTGCCGGGCACAACCGGCGTATTGACTCCTGAGGTAGTCGGCGTGCCAGATGGTCCTGCGCGCGCTGGAAAGCTACCAGGAGGTGGTCCTGAGATTTTACTCATAGCGGGCGGCcggcctcttcctcgtttGGGTGGCGATCCTATTCTGGTGGGAGTACCGACTGGACTAGGTCCAGATAATTGGGAGCTAGGCGTCGCTGCTCTTGATGATGCTTGATTTGAATTCTGCGCTTGAGCCTGTGCCACAAGCTGCTGCCGCGCTGCCTGCTGCATTGCCATAGCTGCCACCGCTtttctgccttcttcttccatcctctctttcctcttctcctctgctatcttcttctgttctTGCTCTATAGCACTCAGCTCGGCTCTCGCGGTCCTTAGTTTTGTTTGAAGGGAAGTGAGCTCTTCGCGTTCGTTGGTAGTGGACGactggaagaaagagatagTTGATGGTAGCGGTGACAGACGCTAATCAACGTCACTGAAGTCAGCCAAGCCTCGTCTGAGAGTAAGGCAACctacatcatcttctcgccgACGAGCTTTAGCAAACCGTTCTTTTAATCCTTTTATTTTGTCCAGGAtatcttccgcttcttttgtttctgcaATCCATGCCATTAGCTTTATACCACCTTATCATTGCCCATAGTCCCCAGAAATACGCACCTTTCGCAACATCTGCCTTTTCCCATGTATCCAACTCTTCATCGTACACTTGCCACACATGATACGGTAGTAACCGTTGCACTGCATCCTCATAGGACGAAAACGCAgtcggtggtggtggatagAGAGTGGCTTCTTGGTCCATTGCCAAAGCCAGTTGCAACCTGTCATTATTTAGTTCGGTCCATCCAAAAACCACAAAGGGAGCTCACGATAAGGAGTCCTGTTCCATGATatcttgctcttcctttgTAAAGCCCATCATACcccacttcctcttcctacCTGCCAACTGAACCTCCCAACTAGGGCCAGTGCTAGAGTCCGCAGCTGCCTGGTCTTCTACTTCTCGTGCAGTAGCTGGTGTTTGGGGTGTTGCTCCTGGGGTTCCAGCTTTTGAGGGTAAGGGCGTGGTCGAGGGGCCGGCGCCAGGAGTAGAAGTCCTAGAGTTATCCACCCCAATCACTGCTCCACTGGGACCAACCCCACCAGTGACATCTCTCCGCTGACCACCGACACCCTGATCAGAGGTTATGTTTCCGCCACCATTGATGATACCTTCTCCAGAAGATGATTGTGTCGGTTTGGGGTTGATTTCCATTCGGAAATTGAATTTGTTTACGCTGTGCGCTCTCAATGGTCGTGCCGAGTGGACTTCCTCCACCCTCACTAATTGTTTGCCCCCATAACAAAACCATAGCAAAGCGGCGTTCCCCGGAGTTACATACTCTGCCTGGGTGTGGCACCAGCACCCA
Encoded here:
- a CDS encoding hypothetical protein (Match to EST gb|CF185686.1|CF185686), producing the protein MEINPKPTQSSSGEGIINGGGNITSDQGVGGQRRDVTGGVGPSGAVIGVDNSRTSTPGAGPSTTPLPSKAGTPGATPQTPATAREVEDQAAADSSTGPSWEVQLAGRKRKWGMMGFTKEEQDIMEQDSLSLQLALAMDQEATLYPPPPTAFSSYEDAVQRLLPYHVWQVYDEELDTWEKADVAKETKEAEDILDKIKGLKERFAKARRREDDRLSPLPSTISFFQSSTTNEREELTSLQTKLRTARAELSAIEQEQKKIAEEKRKERMEEEGRKAVAAMAMQQAARQQLVAQAQAQNSNQASSRAATPSSQLSGPSPVGTPTRIGSPPKRGRGRPPAMSKISGPPPGSFPARAGPSGTPTTSGVNTPVVPGTPQSGAASGIGAGRPPGQMVNGSGTSTPVRPPNPPPQGPVSITVNLSLIPQLVAIGLIAVPPNTAPGAPKPPGIIIKSLDDKKSVVVQINLAMCSKPQLLGLAKVLNVNTVKSATPSAPSTPGGSGSGSGAGPSVK